The DNA region AAAACGCCATCCTCGCGGGCGAGGTGGATGCGGTGGCCTTCGTGGCCGCCATCCAGGTGGAGTTCCTCTTTGAGGGCGCGTCGGATCCCGAGGCCCTGAGGCTGGCCTTGAACGGAAGGGTAAGGGCCTTGGCCGTAGGCCGGGTTACCGCAGATGCCCTCATGGAATGGGGGGTAAGGCCCTTCTACATGGATGAGAAGGAACGTTTGGGGAGCATGCTTCAAGGGTTTTTGCGCTTCTTGCAGGAGGTGGTATGACCTACTTTCCCCTCATGCTGGACCTGCGGGATAGGCCCGTCCTCTTCATCGCCGGCGGGCCGGAAACAGAGGTCAAGCTCAAGGCTCTCCTCGAGGCCCACGCCCGGATCACCGTCCTGGCCGAGGAGGACCATTGGAACCTGGCGGACCTGGCCAAGGAGGGGAGGATCCATTGGCTTCCCCGAGGCTACCGGGAAGGGGACCTCGAGGGTTTCTTCCTAGTGGTGAGCCACCCCCGTGACAAGGCCATCCACCCCCAGGTCAAGGCGGAGGCGGAAAGGCGCAGGGTTTTCCTGGTGGCCGTGGATGACCCGAAAAACACCACCGCCATCCTTCCCGCCGTGGTGCGCAGGGGGGACTTGGTGGTAGCCCTTTCCACCTCCGGCGCAGCTCCTGCCCTGGCGGTGCGCCTAAAGGAGCGCCTCCTCTGGCTTTTGGGCCCGGAGTATGGCGAGCTCGTGGCCTACCTACGCACTTTAAGGCCCAAGATAGCGGCCCTCCCCGATTTCGGAGAGCGGCGACAGCTCTGGTATCGCATCGTGGACCTGGCCCTAAAAGAGTTGGACCTGGCCCCAGACCCAGAAAAGGGGCTTCACAAGGCCAAGGCCAAGGTGGAGGAGGCCCTTAAGGAGGCTTGGGTATGGACAAGGTAGAGACCGCAAAGAGCATCATCCAGAAGGCACTGGCCACCCAGGGCAATCCCTGCTTCACCTGTAGCTTCCAGGCCGAGGACGTGGCCCTGCTCCACCTCCTTTTACAGGAGAAGCCCGATATTCCCGTCCTGTTTCTGGACACCGGCTACCACTTCCCGGAGGTCTACGCCTACCGGGATGCGCTGAGGGAGCAGATGGGCTTC from Thermus caldifontis includes:
- a CDS encoding precorrin-2 dehydrogenase/sirohydrochlorin ferrochelatase family protein codes for the protein MTYFPLMLDLRDRPVLFIAGGPETEVKLKALLEAHARITVLAEEDHWNLADLAKEGRIHWLPRGYREGDLEGFFLVVSHPRDKAIHPQVKAEAERRRVFLVAVDDPKNTTAILPAVVRRGDLVVALSTSGAAPALAVRLKERLLWLLGPEYGELVAYLRTLRPKIAALPDFGERRQLWYRIVDLALKELDLAPDPEKGLHKAKAKVEEALKEAWVWTR